The genomic stretch TATATAAATTGAATTATACTATTTTAGTTTTTCTAACTTTTTCCTTAAAATGTCATTTACTAACTTTCCATCAGCCTTTCCTCTCAACTTAGCCATACATCTACCCATTAAAAACCCATAAGCTTTTTCTCCTTTTTCTTTAACAACATCTATGTGTTCTTTAATAATATCATCTATAATTTCCTCAACTTCTTCTTTTGACAATCCTTTCAATCCTTTAATCTCTAATATCTCATCTATACTTTTATCTGGATGCTCACAAAATCCTTTTAAAACTTCAATAATCCCTTCCTTAGCTATTTTTCCTTCAGATAAAGCTTTAAACGTCTCTTCAAAATGTCTATCTTCTAATTTGTCAATATTATATCCTTCTCTTCTAATCTCTTTTAATGTATTTTCTAATGTTGTAGCAATTAATGAAGGTTTAATATTTTTAAATTTGTTACATAAGTATTCAAATAAATCAACATAATAGCTTAAAACCATTTTTTTTGCTAATTCATCATTTAATTTATATTCTCTCCTAAATCTCTCAAACTTCTCTTCTGGAAGCTCTGGCAAATTATTTTTAATCTCTTCTATAAACTCTTTCTTTATAATTATTGGTGGAATATCTGTTTCTGGATACATTCTTGCGGCTCCAGGTAGAGGTCTTAGATATGCAGTATTTCCATCACTTAACGCCTTTCTTGTCTCCTCTGGAACTCCGATTAATGCCTCCTTAGCCCTCTCTATTACCGCCTCTAATGCCTTATCAACTTTACTCTCTTCATCTGCAACTATAACTATGGCATCATCTTCCTTTGCATTTAAAAATTCTCTAAGTTTTTTAACGTCTTCTTCAGTAATTCCATATTTTGGTAATTCATCAGTGTGGAATATTCCTCCTACCCCGGCTATAACTTTTGCCCTATCAGAAAACTCAGTTCCCAATCTTCTTCCTGGTTGAATCTCTCTACCAACCAAACCAGCAAATCCTTTTAATAAAACTGCCTTAACCTTTCCATTCTTTTTCTTTAAAGCATTTTGTATAATTTTTGATTTGCAATCTTTAAATATTTCTGTAACATCAAATATCCTCTCAACAACTTCTGCATTTCTTTCTCTTAGTTCATCTCTAATCTTTAATAAGTTTAGTTGTCTTATAACTTCATTCTCTACAACCTTTTCAATTAAATCTAAGTCTTGAACACCTTTAACCTCTATTCTTGCTCCATCTTTAATTGATATATTTATATCTTGCCTTATAGTTCCTAAACCTCTCTTAACCTTTCCAGTAGCTCTCAATATCTCCCCAATTCTTCTTGCCGCTTCTTTAGCCATTTTTGGGGTTTTAATGTCTGGGGCCGTAGAAATTTCTACCAATGGAATTCCCAACCTGTCTAAGTTATAGACAACTATATCATCTCTCTCTTCTATCTTTCTTGCCGCATCTTCCTCTAAACATAAGCTTGTTATCCCTACTTTTCCTTCAGATGTTTCTATATATCCATCTCTTGCTAAAAATATAGTTCTTTGAAAACCAGATGTGTTAGAGCCGTCAATAACTATCTTTCTCATTGTGTATGCAACATCAACTATATTCATATTCATCAATAAAGCCACTTCTAACGCTATCTTTAAAGCCTCTTCACTTGGTAAATGTGGGGGCTCTTCATCTAACTCAACCAAACAAGTTGTGTCATTGTAATATTGATAAATGAATTTCTTCCCTTTCCTTGCCTCTATTAAAGCCGCTCTATCAACTTCTCCCATCTCACTCAACGAAGGTCTTAAAACTCTAACAATTTCTCCATCTGGCTCATCATCTCTTAAAATTGTAGGACAGTGGCAGAATAACTTTCTCTTTGTATTTAACTGCTGATGTATTTCTAATCCAACCTTTAAACCAATTTTTTCATAATCAATATTCATTTTATCACCAAATTTGTTTTACTATAATTAAATTAATATGCATCAAACCTACTTCTATATTCAATTTCTCCAACTAAATTCTTATTAATTAATCTTTTAACTTCTTCTGGCTCATAATTTCCTAAGAGATACATTAATTTAACTAAAGCAACCTCTGGTAACATATCTTCACAACCAATAACCCCCAACTTTTGCAATTCTCTTCCATTTGAATAGACGTTCATATTTACTCTTCCATTTATTGTTTGTGTTGTCATAATAACAACTACTCCTCTATCTATCGCATACTTTATGTCTTCAAATATATACTCTGGAGCATGTCCCAAACCAGTCCCTTCTAAAACAATTCCTTTATAGCCTTTATCAACATAGAATCTAATAATATCCCCATCCATACCCGGATAGATTTTTATTAATGCCACTTTTTCCTCTAAGTTAGTGTTTATTTCTACATTTTTTGTATTTTCTGATTTTTCCACTTCTTGTAAGTAAGTAATTTCCTTTGTGAATGGATTTATTTTTGCAATAGGTATTGAATTTATAGATTTAAATGCATCTCTTCTTGAAGAATGACATTTTCTCACTTTAACTCCTTTATGTAAATAGCAGAATGTATCTCCACTCTCCCCATGCATAACAACATAAACTCCTTTAATATTTTTTGTAGCGGATAAAACAGCACTTATTAAATTTAAAGAAGCATCTGATGAAGGTCTATCACTACTCCTCTGAGCTCCAACTAAAACTATTGGAACATCCGCCTTAACCATAAATGAGAGAGCTGCAGCAGTATAACTCATAGTATCTGTTCCATGTGCTATAACAATACCATCTGCTCCATCTTTAACTTCCTTTTTTATCTCTTCGGCAATCTTTTTCCAATACTCTGGCTTCATATTTTCGCTTAGTATGTTTAAAATAGCCCTTCCTTTTATATTAGCTATATCTAAAAGTTCTGGAACTGCCCTAATTAAATCATCTGCTGTAAAAGAGGGATGGACTGCTCCAGTTTTATAATCTACCTTTGATGCAACAGTTCCACCAGTGGATAAAATAGACACTGTTTTTAAATTTTCATTCTTTTTAATATTTAAAGGAGGAAGTTCATACTTTGGCTTTTCTCCCTTGGCTATGACTTCAATATTTTTTATGTTTTCTTTCAATATTCCAACGTTATAACCGTTTTTCATCTTTATTGTTATAATGTTCTCATCTATTGAAGGTAACAAAATCCCTTCAAAAATTCCTTTATCTGTTTC from Methanocaldococcus lauensis encodes the following:
- the gatE gene encoding Glu-tRNA(Gln) amidotransferase subunit GatE, which gives rise to MNIDYEKIGLKVGLEIHQQLNTKRKLFCHCPTILRDDEPDGEIVRVLRPSLSEMGEVDRAALIEARKGKKFIYQYYNDTTCLVELDEEPPHLPSEEALKIALEVALLMNMNIVDVAYTMRKIVIDGSNTSGFQRTIFLARDGYIETSEGKVGITSLCLEEDAARKIEERDDIVVYNLDRLGIPLVEISTAPDIKTPKMAKEAARRIGEILRATGKVKRGLGTIRQDINISIKDGARIEVKGVQDLDLIEKVVENEVIRQLNLLKIRDELRERNAEVVERIFDVTEIFKDCKSKIIQNALKKKNGKVKAVLLKGFAGLVGREIQPGRRLGTEFSDRAKVIAGVGGIFHTDELPKYGITEEDVKKLREFLNAKEDDAIVIVADEESKVDKALEAVIERAKEALIGVPEETRKALSDGNTAYLRPLPGAARMYPETDIPPIIIKKEFIEEIKNNLPELPEEKFERFRREYKLNDELAKKMVLSYYVDLFEYLCNKFKNIKPSLIATTLENTLKEIRREGYNIDKLEDRHFEETFKALSEGKIAKEGIIEVLKGFCEHPDKSIDEILEIKGLKGLSKEEVEEIIDDIIKEHIDVVKEKGEKAYGFLMGRCMAKLRGKADGKLVNDILRKKLEKLK
- the gatD gene encoding Glu-tRNA(Gln) amidotransferase subunit GatD, with translation MEVGDIVKIETDKGIFEGILLPSIDENIITIKMKNGYNVGILKENIKNIEVIAKGEKPKYELPPLNIKKNENLKTVSILSTGGTVASKVDYKTGAVHPSFTADDLIRAVPELLDIANIKGRAILNILSENMKPEYWKKIAEEIKKEVKDGADGIVIAHGTDTMSYTAAALSFMVKADVPIVLVGAQRSSDRPSSDASLNLISAVLSATKNIKGVYVVMHGESGDTFCYLHKGVKVRKCHSSRRDAFKSINSIPIAKINPFTKEITYLQEVEKSENTKNVEINTNLEEKVALIKIYPGMDGDIIRFYVDKGYKGIVLEGTGLGHAPEYIFEDIKYAIDRGVVVIMTTQTINGRVNMNVYSNGRELQKLGVIGCEDMLPEVALVKLMYLLGNYEPEEVKRLINKNLVGEIEYRSRFDAY